The window AGAACAATTAGAAAATTAAAAGCATGGCACATTAGATGCTATTTTTGGTGAAGAAATTTAACAACCACTACCAACGCAGCCATATGATTACACAAAGCCAATCTAGCTAATCACGTCTTAAAATTTTGTGTAGCGTATTTGAACTTTATGCACGTGTCTTCACGATACCTCCTAAAACTCATCACATCAAAGTTACAAGACAACAATAAGACCTGTCATAACACTTACTTGCTTGAGAATGATGATAAGCAATCTGATATCTTGTAGCGACAGTGGCTTCTCTCGCTCGTAAAACTCCTCATTGTCGACTATCATAAGCATATGCCTGATCAGCAACAACAATGTTAAGTcagattaaaatattaaattacccTCACAATGCCAACTTACTTATAGTGATACGACAGAAGAATCAAGTAATACTACAGAAAAGAATGATATTAAATTAAGCAAACCTTACTTATAAACAGGACAAAAAACAACCAGAGGTAATAGCCAACCCGGAGCATCTCCTGGAAGGTAAGCTAGGAGATTAGGCATGGATGACCACTTCTGGTTCTCATGGCATCGTTTCATATAATTCCACAACACAATTACAAGCTCGGTTCTATAAGCTAAAACTGTCATGATTCTCTCAAGAGGGAGGGTGTTGAATGCTGCATACAGAAAAGAACTGGCTGTGCCAATAGCTCGtgcttctttttcttcatcATATGGCTGCGTACCAAGCGAAACTTGATGGAACAAAACATTTGTCTGCACAGTTGACAATAAAATAACttagattaaaattaataaatcactCGACCCAGAGGAGGGATAGCACTGAATGTGGTTTCATATGACAGGGAATGGGTACATACTAACTGCAGAAGAAAACGTGAGTCTATAGCATTGGTGGTTATCTGCTGCTCCAGAGTCTTATTCAAGACGAATTCTGGTATATCGTCAATCAACATATCATCCTCCTCAGAAGAGCCTGAACCACGATAAAAGTGCATGACTATTTCAGAATACGATCAAATTAATGAAGAACTCCGCGAGCAGAATGGACAGAAAAATTTAGaataatgaaacaaaacaaatgccATACTCTGTTTGCTTTCTCTTTCTGATGACTTCACAGGAGGAAGTCTCTCTAACAAGAAAGTTGCAACTGATGCAATGTCAACTGCCTGGTCAAAATAAAGAACGAAGACAAGAAAACCTTAGAGTGAAACAGAACCGGGAGGACAATGTTTTGTGATTGAAATAATCTCATCGAGAACCCACCATATCCAATGAACAGTCAGGCTGTGACAACACCACATTTGCAGTTTCCAACGTATTACCAAGAAGACAAGCATAACCTGGAAACTCTGCGCTTGTATCTGTTGGGAGGACATGGGTATCTTTTTGAATACAGAAAGCCATCTGGTGAATGTAGTGTTGACTTAGATTCGGGTTGGCAAAGACCTGGACCATGAAACCATTGAGTTTACAAAAGTTTAAATGGATGCTGACaattaaaaaaactatgtaGCTCAGGGTTAAACATAAACTTGctagagagaaaaaaactatCCTTCTAGCCTAGATGATACTGCATATATTGTGTTTAGCGTCTATCCGTGACTAAAAGACATGAGTTCAGGAACCAACCACTTTCAGGTTTGGGAAGAGCTGCCATATCAAGGGTATTGTAAGGATCATAGATGAGAAACTCCAACGTGGATCAACAACAGGGCAGCAACATGGCTCACGGCCAACATGAGTTACTACCAGGATTAATACTCTTTCTAGTGAAAGAATGCTACCGATCATAGTCTGGCCTCTAGGGCTTTCCTGCATCACAACACAAATGCTTCAAAAGGAGAGGTTCCCAAGTATGAAACATCAATTTAAAAATGTGCAGTACATTAAAAGAAATGGATGGTGGTGGATAATATTGGGGGAACTACTGGAAAATACCTTAGCTGTAATGACGATATCTCTGACTAGTTGGAATATGTGTCTTTTCTGTAGATAACTCACAGTTTTGCAAACCCAAGGCAGCTTAGGATCTAGCACCAATGACATCGCCTCCATCAAGATAGCTGTTGAGGTGCTAGCTTCTTCAGTAGTAACTAACAGCTGATCCCTTAAACGGTCCCTGCTAATTCAAATCAGGAGGCAAAACTGAACAGATTAATAACAGAACTGAAATAAAGCCAATGTAATGACAGTTGATCACAGTTTGATACAAAAAGGTATAGACTTTAAATGAGAGATGAcaacaaaaaaagtaataatagtAACCTATTATGATGTATAGCATCGATGCAGGTAAAAGCAAGTTTCTTTACTCTAAAATCCACCAAGTTATGCTCAGCGGAATAGTCCAAGCCAGAGAAAAGGCTGAGAATGTCACCTGTCATATGATGAAAGTTCAAATATCATTAAGCAAGATCCCAATCATTATTGGGAAGAAACTAGAAAAAAGATTGTTCTTGaagcaaaaaaatgataataatataGTGTATATGTGTGAGGATGTGAGAGTTTAATTTGTGGTGAAAGGAGACATTCCTCACACAAGGTTCTAGTTATATTGCTTGCTCAGAAGATAAACATATTAAACAAGAGTACACAAGCCTTCAATAACTGATAAAGCAAACGAAGACTCAGAACATGCGTCCCCATACATAAGAGTTAAACCACACTAATCAAACCCATGAATGGATTGGCCAAAAGTATCAACAAAACGAACATGCATAGATATTGGAAATACCATTGCTGTGAGTAAAAATTTTCAGTAGGCGACACGTCTCCACAAGTATCACAAAATCTCCCGAGTTTTGTGCCTTGAAGAAAAACAGTAACTGACGGAGGAAACTTGAACCTGGCTCAAAGCAATTCCTGAATGCAGAAATTAAATAGCAAAAGGGTCAAAAAGACAAATAAGTAACCAAAGAACAATCAGAAGAAAGGGAAAAAAAATGTAGCAATACTAttagacaaaaagaaaaatacctGTCAACATTCTGGCAATTATTCCCATAGGTTTCACAGAACTCACGCCTCACCTTGGAGCGCTCAATGGCCACTGATCTTCTACCTCTAAAGAATTTCTGTAGCCAAAAAATTGTCACCAGTCAGCACCTTGTCCATTCCATCAAGAGGATCATAAACGGTTGAAAAGCCTTTTATCTTCAGCCAAACAAAATGCAACAACAAACCACCATAAAGTGTTGCAAACACCCCCCAGCTAGCATTTTGTAACAGTAATatttaaatcctaaaccccaCCACCCAAACGAGACCTACAGGAACATTACCGCATGAACACGAAAAGGATCAAACGCTCAAGAAAAATCAAATCCATTGAGGAAAACCTGAGATTCTGAAACCTCCTCAAAGCTATCAAAAGGAGACATCTTTTTAGCTCAACATTCCATCAAAGGCTACATtgctaagaaaacaaaaaaatatcatctTTAGGTTAAATAATTTATACCTGAATTTTGAGGGCAGCGGCATTCTGTTGCTTCTGAAGCAGACGGCGATTCCGCTCCATCCTCGTCTGCTCCAGAAGCTTCGGAGCATCTCTCTCCTTAGTGCTCCGACCACCTAAATCAACTCGCTTCCGAGTCGACGGATCGCCGGAGAAAAACATGCTTTTTTCAAGCTAACCCTAGAATTGAAAACACAAGATTCACACCTCCAATAACCTAAAATCTCAGCTACTCTTTCGTATCCGCTTCGATtgaaaccgaagaaccgattttaacCTAGAGCTTGGAGTTTAACAGAGATGGATTGTTATTCCAGATGGATCACGAAAATGGATGATTGCGTGGAAGGAGAAATCTTTAGTTAGCAGAGAGATTTGCTGAACCgagaaaaataaaatggagaggaagaagacgagaaACTTCGTGGCTTATACGACGACGTTtcggatcttttttttttgggtaggTAGAAAATTTGGGTTGGGTCTTGTCGTGTTTCACGGGGTGAgcaataaatatacaaaaaagtTTATACGAAACAAACCGGGCCTAGTAACATTTGGGCCGTTGAGACTTTCGATGAAACGGGCCGGGGCGGGGCGAGAGGGATGTACAAATAAATGTCCCAGATAatgatttcagttttttttttgtcaacattgtTTCATTAGAAACTGGCCCAATGGGCAATACAATCTGGTATTGggttattataagaagataggCCCAGATAAAATTACAAGAAGCCCTAGTTCTTAGGCGGTGATTGCTACGAGAATCTCCACGCGTCTGAAGAAGAAGTTTCTTGAATCTACACGTGTCTCTTTCACGAAGAAAGCGGCAATTTTGGCCTCCATCTAGTTTCTCCGCCGCAACGTCTTCCTCTTCTCCGCCTCCGATCTTCTTTAGTCACCTCCATTATTGTAACTTAAGCCAACCACCAAACCCGATACCAAATTCACATGCTTTTCACTTTAACCGTAAATACTTGAGCAAAAGGGCCTCAGTCCACCGGAATTGAAACAGAGGAAAACGGAAATCAAACTGAAGATAGATCCTTTACCGGACCGCTGAAGACAACGCCGATTCTTCTGAATCTCCTTCATAAATGATTTCAAGAATCCATCaaactcttctttctctcttcagAGATGCTCCACTTGAACGCCATGAACGGCTACGTAAAGAAAGCAGAGACTGACTCTCATATAAAAGAAGTCAGAGTGAGCGGTGAAGGAGGTATCTGATCAAGGATTTAACGGAATAAAATTACGCCCCAAGTGGAAAACATAAGATAACTATGATCCAATCACAAATATCGGATTATTATTAATCGACTCAAAAACAGgaataaaagaaaatcatgaagaACAACCCTGTTTGAATCGATAGATCACATCAAAAGTCGCCATGCGAAAGATAGATCCGACAAGCGGAAGAGAAATTCGCCGAGCGAAGATATATacaacaaaagagaaaaaacaaaagGGACGGGTGACCGGCGGTGATACCGCCGGCCACCGGAAAGCAACTGTTCTGATAAAAGCTCTTTTAGAGAGAAGTTAGAGAAAATGATAGAGAGATAATGATTTCagtttatatcttttttttggtgGTTGAATAGAGTGAGTTTgggttgcaaaaaaaaaaaaggaattgaGTGAGTAGGTTTAATTCATAGATGCATAGacagaagaagatgagagaagATATTTTAAAGTAGATGTAACcgttaataatttattatgattataaaaatgttaaaagcaTCACAATCATGTTAGTATTGTATCTTTATAATCAAATAATTAGCTTTATTTACAAACAAAGTGGGAAGATCACATGAAAAGAGttggaaaaagaaaacaagaaagccAAAAAAAGTTGGGGGGAAAGGAACTATAAtaaggagaagaaaaaaaaaagaaatgatgaGTGAGGCAGCCATGATAAGAAGTTACCCATTTTTAGGCTCCGAATGTTACCGCAGTTAACGGTAACAaaaatttttacatatattatatatctatatattttaataactgTTAAAACTGCACCGCAGTTATATCATTTATCTCGCACCGTTCAATCCGTTGTTACCATTCAGAGCCTTAGACCATGTACAATGAGGGTGTTAAAACTCTCTTTCAATTGTTTAATCACATACAATGAGGGTGTTGTAAACCTGTGTATAATGACGTGGTATCATCAAGCGTTGTATAGTTTCAATTAGCCCTGGGATTCTGACCCGAACCGATTGGTCCGAACCGAACTGAACCGAGTAATAAGGAAATCGGTTAGGGCTCGGTTCTTATGAAGAAACCGATCGGCAgagattttaatttatttcggttatcacgtcggttcggttcggttcactATTACCGAATGGATAACCGATTTTAAcctaagtatataaatctaatcTTATCTCTCTTATCCTTAAGTCACCGTTAACCTAAAATTAGAAACGGCGTAACCTAATCACCTCTCTGTTAAACACGATCTTGATCTTGGCTTGTCTGATTTTCTGACCACCAGACCATCTTCTCTTCATCTCGATATCATTTCGATCACAAGGTTAGTTCTCTtatctttcttttcttgttttcaaCGTTCTGTAAAAATCGATTTAGGGTTTGTGTGGGAAACGATTTGGGGTTTCGTTGTTACTAGCTAGTTGTTATGGTTTGTGTCGATTAATGAGTAAATAATCAGTCTCTGTTATTCTATTTGTGTCGATACAGGTG is drawn from Brassica rapa cultivar Chiifu-401-42 chromosome A05, CAAS_Brap_v3.01, whole genome shotgun sequence and contains these coding sequences:
- the LOC103869709 gene encoding E3 ubiquitin-protein ligase UPL6 isoform X1, with translation MFFSGDPSTRKRVDLGGRSTKERDAPKLLEQTRMERNRRLLQKQQNAAALKIQKFFRGRRSVAIERSKVRREFCETYGNNCQNVDRNCFEPGSSFLRQLLFFFKAQNSGDFVILVETCRLLKIFTHSNGDILSLFSGLDYSAEHNLVDFRVKKLAFTCIDAIHHNSRDRLRDQLLVTTEEASTSTAILMEAMSLVLDPKLPWVCKTVSYLQKRHIFQLVRDIVITAKESPRGQTMIGSILSLERVLILVVTHVGREPCCCPVVDPRWSFSSMILTIPLIWQLFPNLKVVFANPNLSQHYIHQMAFCIQKDTHVLPTDTSAEFPGYACLLGNTLETANVVLSQPDCSLDMAVDIASVATFLLERLPPVKSSERESKQSSSEEDDMLIDDIPEFVLNKTLEQQITTNAIDSRFLLQLTNVLFHQVSLGTQPYDEEKEARAIGTASSFLYAAFNTLPLERIMTVLAYRTELVIVLWNYMKRCHENQKWSSMPNLLAYLPGDAPGWLLPLVVFCPVYKHMLMIVDNEEFYEREKPLSLQDIRLLIIILKQALWQLLWVNPLTQPSTGKSVSNNLSKKNPVGLIQNRAGVVVAELLSQLQDWNNRQQFTSSSDFQADTVNEYFISQAIAEGTRANYILMHAPFLIPFTSRVKIFTTQLATARESHDHGSQAIFARNRFRIRRDHILEDAYNQMSALSEDDLRGSIRVTFVNELGVEEAGIDGGGIFKDFMEKITRAAFDVQYGLFKETVDHMLYPNPGSGMVHDQHLQFFHFLGTLLAKAMFEGILVDIPFATFFLSKLKHKYNYLNDLPSLDPELYKHLIFLKRYKGNIAELELYFVILNNEYGERTEEELLPGGKDMRVTNENVITFIHLVSNHRLNFQIRQQSSHFLRGFQQLIPKECIDMFNEHELQVLISGSADSLDIDDLRQNTNYTGGYNAGHYVIDMFWEVLKSFSTENQKKFLKFVTGCSRGPLLGFKYLEPAFCIQRAAGSASNEAVDRLPTSATCMNLLKLPPYQSKEQLETKLMYAISAEAGFDLS
- the LOC103869709 gene encoding E3 ubiquitin-protein ligase UPL6 isoform X2: MFFSGDPSTRKRVDLGGRSTKERDAPKLLEQTRMERNRRLLQKQQNAAALKIQKFFRGRRSVAIERSKVRREFCETYGNNCQNVDRNCFEPGSSFLRQLLFFFKAQNSGDFVILVETCRLLKIFTHSNGDILSLFSGLDYSAEHNLVDFRVKKLAFTCIDAIHHNRDRLRDQLLVTTEEASTSTAILMEAMSLVLDPKLPWVCKTVSYLQKRHIFQLVRDIVITAKESPRGQTMIGSILSLERVLILVVTHVGREPCCCPVVDPRWSFSSMILTIPLIWQLFPNLKVVFANPNLSQHYIHQMAFCIQKDTHVLPTDTSAEFPGYACLLGNTLETANVVLSQPDCSLDMAVDIASVATFLLERLPPVKSSERESKQSSSEEDDMLIDDIPEFVLNKTLEQQITTNAIDSRFLLQLTNVLFHQVSLGTQPYDEEKEARAIGTASSFLYAAFNTLPLERIMTVLAYRTELVIVLWNYMKRCHENQKWSSMPNLLAYLPGDAPGWLLPLVVFCPVYKHMLMIVDNEEFYEREKPLSLQDIRLLIIILKQALWQLLWVNPLTQPSTGKSVSNNLSKKNPVGLIQNRAGVVVAELLSQLQDWNNRQQFTSSSDFQADTVNEYFISQAIAEGTRANYILMHAPFLIPFTSRVKIFTTQLATARESHDHGSQAIFARNRFRIRRDHILEDAYNQMSALSEDDLRGSIRVTFVNELGVEEAGIDGGGIFKDFMEKITRAAFDVQYGLFKETVDHMLYPNPGSGMVHDQHLQFFHFLGTLLAKAMFEGILVDIPFATFFLSKLKHKYNYLNDLPSLDPELYKHLIFLKRYKGNIAELELYFVILNNEYGERTEEELLPGGKDMRVTNENVITFIHLVSNHRLNFQIRQQSSHFLRGFQQLIPKECIDMFNEHELQVLISGSADSLDIDDLRQNTNYTGGYNAGHYVIDMFWEVLKSFSTENQKKFLKFVTGCSRGPLLGFKYLEPAFCIQRAAGSASNEAVDRLPTSATCMNLLKLPPYQSKEQLETKLMYAISAEAGFDLS